The Halichondria panicea chromosome 14, odHalPani1.1, whole genome shotgun sequence genome contains a region encoding:
- the LOC135348114 gene encoding integrin alpha-4-like: protein MDLSAPYATTVPTGQVFLTSLNSTLLGTDELSSEGGVSSFLPLTGYHIESGFFTTPGTRQIVTSAPRNENHFGSVEILTIGVTLVTVTSIIGKEADGYFGYDFAVVNFDPESGELDSLVIGCPFCNRERGRVYVYTHTGNTANPFTEESVIEALSSSRGRFGLVVENIRDIDLDGIDDIAFSAPFEGEGVVYV from the exons ATGGATTTGTCAGCCCCGTATGCTACCA CGGTACCCACGGGTCAGGTGTTCCTCACCAGTCTAAACTCCACCCTCTTGGGGACGGACGAGCTCTCCAGTGAAGGAGGTGTGTCCTCATTCCTACCTCTCACCGGTTACCATATCGAAAGCGGCTTCTTCACTACACCAGGCACCAGAC agATTGTTACCAGTGCTCCAAGAAATGAAAACCATTTTGGAAGT GTGGAGATTCTAACAATTGGCGTTACTTTGGTAACAGTGACCTCAATTATCGGAAAAGAG GCTGATGGTTACTTTGGCTACGACTTTGCCGTGGTAAACTTTGACCCTGAGAGTGGAGAGTTGGACAGTCTTGTGATTGGCTGTCCGTTCTGTAACAGAGAGAGGGGGCGTGTCTACGTGTACACTCACACTGGCAACACAGCCAATCCA tTCACAGAAGAGTCGGTCATCGAAGCACTCTCTTCATCTCGTGGACGCTTTGGATTGGTTGTCGAGAATATCAGAGACATTGACCTGGATGGCATTGATGATATTGCTTTTTCAGCACCTTTTGAGGGAGAGGGAGTGGTCTACGTTTAG
- the LOC135347581 gene encoding uncharacterized protein LOC135347581 isoform X2 produces MNTYGKFPRLTDKWRACRNCLILESLGNPIRRSVQCCQYFALIICIGLGGSPYQTMAAQSLVPYIHPSPAYHRDFFLLQIPFKIDNQPSVIKIVDTTPVLHCPEVEISVQLVVLAQHVSTVLAEYSIRLKGAYYDDNYPLYAIDLPPPISKEGLHSLLPAFSNVCYRITERYFSRVPCKTVVEVHFQFFLCSPAKDSFTTSKLTSIQLGQESDEILLTFLDSKMFKFSELFTSRSSSSPTIIGSSSKGAAVSFVSLLRALSGKASHKWFNFGALLGVSAEKLQRIEKQHQNADSCLTHTLKNVVDSNTELTWGEVVSTLSTVGLSILAEEVSKEHGVCFLRAAENEPSTKPTLQSLSQSLADVSAKWFNFGALLGVPPSTLQAIDNHYNSDCDDCLTRMLMWLIENSPITWSSVAQALGQIGYGDLAEQIRQSHDILPVPSESGVTQQAEVRADDTEQWKIEIELSVTEVRQEVDTLKQGYAIMKDVLNGLQEEKDKIEKRFEQEQAHCNSLYESKRLLTIHLQKDEQHCKKIKAIEEEIIEKESTVADLKSELDCTDTKYNDKSQEMSRLATALSVRTSELIEKSFVLSKIEESFFECDDAALRIADKRILDYQQRLVEAKKVSQAAYLAEIKSQLETETECVKNLEEKCHLIDKQCSDLATIVASIEGDIATKEQACETLESNTEGFFQQQKQIELTQLKMEIINRKLELAKAKIKHRDSTQELAYHRKDFQRAKNLLPELSKCSVDGIDVPVHKARAYVAMEIKVHLYNRDGEPCSGQHLVSLCCETDEQMFTEANSSAPDGTYSLSYTPSCLGERSLVVAVNSTPINKTPFNVFFLNSPHPPNCTVILDKKIVQHKKFDALVQLKDQNGDQINSRQNVSAYFKFPDTFKKTEAIISSSSDSPDKYTLVLTTPSSGEGVLSVFVDDQLIASPSVIITSPSVIIASPSVIITSPSASPSVIITSKSSTRSTNLLLGMGGLGEKMVSNIPHSKGPHHPFKMLLIGETGSGKTSFLNLLYNCGTVQALGCGFGAEGLEQFKQFNDIQLENAMEHAMQSKTNDAKRYNVEVGDLKVGVIDTPGFGDSRGLDQDKENAEKIVNALKAEDYINCVCLIINGYQARISVSLKYVLSEITAILPRDILNKLIVVFSSTSEALDLNFDPKLLTEYFGKEVDNVFYIENPYCRFEKARSKVKQLGIDLIASSLQKSFEATTKVLGDMCTTIKDFSRVHTRRFVELYEKRQAIESTVFVALNEYENQIFLEKEIRNKRKEVSAAMGRKELFKKRVSKAMEAEFNKAKSDEERAQLLYHQFEEKKLASETKRQQLYDELIKAISEFETLGIARNYTKLIENQLALIDTHLEGSTGPEFEYLCKTRNDVKKMLEVVQKAKKTK; encoded by the exons ATGAATACGTATGGGAAATTCCCTCGCCTCACCGATAAATGGAGGGCGTGTCGGAACTGTCTCATTCTTGAATCTCTTGGTAATCCAATCAGGAGGTCAGTACAGTGCTGTCAGTATTTCGCTTTGATCATCTGTATAGGTCTAGGTGGCAG CCCCTACCAAACAATGGCAGCTCAATCCTTGGTCCCCTACATCCACCCAAGCCCAGCTTACCACAGGGATTTTTTCCTGTTGCAAATTCCCTTCAAGATCGACAACCAACCAAGTGTCATCAAAATAGTGGATACCACTCCTGTGCTACACTGTCCTGAGGTGGAAATCTCAGTGCAACTGGTTGTACTAGCTCAGCATGTCTCCACTGTGCTAGCTGAATACAGTATCAGGCTAAAAGGAGCGTATTACGATGACAACTATCCACTCTATGCCATTGATCTACCTCCTCCAATATCCAAAGAGGGACTGCACTCTCTTTTGCCTGCTTTCTCAAATGTTTGCTACAGAATTACTGAGAGATATTTTTCACGAGTTCCTTGCAAGACCGTAGTGGAAGTTCACTTTCAGTTTTTTCTCTGCTCCCCTGCAAAGGACAGCTTTACAACTTCCAAACTCACCTCAATTCAGCTTGGACAAGAATCAGACGAGATTCTTTTGACCTTTTTAGACAGCAAGATGTTTAAATTCTCTGAGCTCTTCACCTCTAGATCCAGCTCGTCCCCTACAATCATTGGATCATCCTCTAAAGGTGCTGCTGTATCATTTGTGTCACTCCTCCGAGCACTGAGTGGGAAGGCCAGTCACAAGTGGTTCAATTTCGGAGCCCTGCTAGGAGTATCCGCTGAGAAATTGCAGAGAATTGAGAAGCAACACCAGAATGCAGACTCTTGcttgacacacacactcaagaATGTGGTGGACAGCAACACCGAGCTGACGTGGGGAGAGGTAGTCTCAACGCTTTCCACTGTTGGGCTGAGCATTCTGGCAGAGGAAGTCAGTAAGGAACATG gtgtatGCTTCCTGAGGGCTGCTGAAAATGAACCTTCGACTAAAC CCACTCTCCAATCTCTGAGCCAATCTTTAGCTGATGTCAGTGCCAAGTGGTTCAATTTTGGTGCTCTTCTAGGAGTCCCCCCCAGTACACTACAAGCAATTGACAACCACTACAACTCGGACTGTGATGACTGCCTCACTAGAATGCTTATGTGGCTGATAGAAAACTCACCCATCACATGGTCCTCAGTAGCACAAGCTCTGGGCCAGATTGGATATGGAGACCTAGCGGAACAAATCAGACAATCACAtg ATATCTTACCAGTACCATCTGAGAGTGGTGTAACACAG CAAGCTGAAGTAAGAGCCGATGATACAGAACAGTGGAAAATTGAAATAGAATTATCTGTTACTGAAGTACGACAAGAGGTCGACACTCTTAAGCAAGGTTATGCTATTATGAAAGATGTGCTAAATGGGCTACAAGAAGAAAAAGATAAAATCGAAAAACGCTTTGAGCAGGAACAAGCACATTGCAACAGCCTTTATGAATCGAAAAGACTCCTGACCATTCACTTGCAAAAAGATGAACAACACTGCAAGAAAATCAAGGCCATTGAGGAAGAAATTATTGAGAAAGAATCGACAGTAGCTGATTTAAAGAGTGAACTTGATTGCACCGATACAAAATACAATGACAAATCTCAGGAAATGTCCCGTCTTGCTACAGCCCTATCGGTGAGAACAAGTGAACTTATAGAAAAATCCTTTGTTTTGTCAAAAATTGAAGAGTCATTTTTTGAGTGCGATGATGCTGCTCTTAGAATTGCTGACAAGCGAATACTAGACTATCAACAACGGCTGGTGGAGGCTAAGAAGGTTTCTCAGGCTGCTTATCTGGCTGAAATAAAG TCACAACTTGAAACTGAAACCGAATGCGTGAAGAACCTTGAAGAAAAGTGCCACCTTATTGACAAACAGTGCTCTGACCTTGCCACCATTGTTGCTAGTATTGAAGGAGACATTGCTACCAAAGAACAAGCTTGTGAGACTCTGGAAAGCAATACCGAGGGGTTTTTTCAGCAGCAGAAGCAGATTGAGCTCACTCAGCTAAAAATGGAAATAATAAATCGCAAACTGGAGCTTGCTAAAGCAAAGATCAAACATCGAGATTCCACACAAGAATTAGCTTACCATCGAAAAGATTTTCAAAGAGCAAAAAACCTTTTG CCTGAACTAAGCAAATGCAGTGTGGATGGTATCGATGTACCCGTACACAAAGCAAGAGCATACGTTGCCATGGAGATCAAGGTCCATCTTTACAACAGAGACGGCGAGCCATGCAGCGGACAGCATTTAGTTTCTCTATGCTGTGAAACAGATGAGCAGATGTTTACTGAGGCCAATAGCAGTGCCCCTGATGGCACTTACTCTCTCTCCTACACCCCCTCATGTCTGGGGGAGCGCTCGTTAGTGGTAGCCGTGAACAGTACACCCATCAACAAAACGCCCTTCAACGTGTTCTTCCTGAACAGCCCTCATCCCCCAAATTGCACTGTTATTTTAGACAAGAAAATTGTCCAACACAAAAAATTTGACGCCCTCGTGCAACTCAAAGACCAGAATGGTGACCAAATCAATTCACGACAGAACGTGTCAGCGTATTTTAAATTTCCTGATACATTCAAGAAGACTGAAGCAATTATTTCCTCTTCTAGTGATTCTCCTGACAAGTACACGCTTGTATTAACTACGCCTTCTAGTGGTGAGGGAGTGCTCTCCGTTTTTGTTGACGATCAGCTCATTGCTAGTCCCAGTGTAATCATTACTAGTCCCAGTGTAATCATTGCTAGTCCCAGTGTAATCATTACTAGTCCCAGTGCTAGTCCCAGTGTAATCATTACTTCAAAAAGCAGTACCCGCTCAACTAATTTGTTGCTGGGAATGGGTGGCCTTGGAGAAAAGATGGTTTCCAACATTCCACATTCAAAAGGTCCTCACCATCCCTTCAAAATGCTTCTCATTGGTGAAACTGGATCTGGCAAGACTTCTTTTCTCAACCTTCTGTACAACTGCGGTACTGTGCAGGCTCTTGGATGTGGGTTCGGAGCTGAAGGTCTTGAACAATTTAAACAGTTCAATGACATCCAGCTAGAAAATGCAATGGAGCATGCAATGCAAAGCAAAACGAATGATGCCAAGCGATACAATGTTGAAGTTGGAGATCTTAAGGTTGGAGTAATCGATACTCCTGGCTTTGGTGATTCTCGTGGTCTGGACCAAGACAAGGAAAATGCTGAAAAGATTGTGAATGCACTAAAAGCTGAAGACTACATTAACTGTGTCTGCCTGATCATCAATGGCTATCAAGCTCGAATAAGTGTTTCGCTGAAGTATGTTCTGTCCGAGATCACTGCCATTTTGCCAAGAGATATCCTTAACAAATTGATTGTTGTTTTCAGCAGCACCAGTGAAGCACTGGACCTCAACTTCGATCCGAAATTACTGACTGAATATTTTGGTAAGGAAGTCGACAACGTCTTTTACATCGAAAATCCTTACTGCCGGTTTGAGAAAGCACGGAGTAAAGTGAAACAGCTCGGTATTGACTTAATTGCAAGCTCTTTACAGAAATCTTTTGAAGCCACTACTAAAGTCCTGGGTGATATGTGCACCACGATCAAAGATTTCTCTCGGGTTCACACACGTCGATTTGTTGAGCTCTATGAGAAGAGGCAAGCCATTGAAAGCACTGTTTTCGTTGCACTCAATGAGTATGAAAACCAGATTTTCTTGGAAAAGGAAATAAGAAACAAGAGGAAAGAAGTGTCGGCTGCTATGGGTCGAAAGGAATTATTCAAGAAACGAGTATCAAAAGCAATGGAAGCTGAATTCAACAAAGCCAAAAGTGATGAAGAACGAGCTCAACTATTGTACCACCAGTTTGAGGAGAAAAAACTAGCATCTGAAACTAAACGACAGCAGCTGTATGACGAGCTTATTAAAGCAATCTCAGAGTTTGAGACCTTGGGAATTGCAAGGAATTACACAAAATTGATCGAAAACCAGTTGGCTCTAATAGACACACATCTTGAAGGTTCAACTGGCCCCGAGTTCGAATACCTTTGTAAGACCAGGAATGATGTCAAGAAAATGCTGGAGGTGGTGCAAAAAGCCAAGAAAACGAAGTAA
- the LOC135347581 gene encoding uncharacterized protein LOC135347581 isoform X1, whose product MNTYGKFPRLTDKWRACRNCLILESLGNPIRRSVQCCQYFALIICIGLGGSPYQTMAAQSLVPYIHPSPAYHRDFFLLQIPFKIDNQPSVIKIVDTTPVLHCPEVEISVQLVVLAQHVSTVLAEYSIRLKGAYYDDNYPLYAIDLPPPISKEGLHSLLPAFSNVCYRITERYFSRVPCKTVVEVHFQFFLCSPAKDSFTTSKLTSIQLGQESDEILLTFLDSKMFKFSELFTSRSSSSPTIIGSSSKGAAVSFVSLLRALSGKASHKWFNFGALLGVSAEKLQRIEKQHQNADSCLTHTLKNVVDSNTELTWGEVVSTLSTVGLSILAEEVSKEHGVCFLRAAENEPSTKPTLQSLSQSLADVSAKWFNFGALLGVPPSTLQAIDNHYNSDCDDCLTRMLMWLIENSPITWSSVAQALGQIGYGDLAEQIRQSHDILPVPSESGVTQQAEVRADDTEQWKIEIELSVTEVRQEVDTLKQGYAIMKDVLNGLQEEKDKIEKRFEQEQAHCNSLYESKRLLTIHLQKDEQHCKKIKAIEEEIIEKESTVADLKSELDCTDTKYNDKSQEMSRLATALSVRTSELIEKSFVLSKIEESFFECDDAALRIADKRILDYQQRLVEAKKVSQAAYLAEIKSQLETETECVKNLEEKCHLIDKQCSDLATIVASIEGDIATKEQACETLESNTEGFFQQQKQIELTQLKMEIINRKLELAKAKIKHRDSTQELAYHRKDFQRAKNLLQLFSFQPELSKCSVDGIDVPVHKARAYVAMEIKVHLYNRDGEPCSGQHLVSLCCETDEQMFTEANSSAPDGTYSLSYTPSCLGERSLVVAVNSTPINKTPFNVFFLNSPHPPNCTVILDKKIVQHKKFDALVQLKDQNGDQINSRQNVSAYFKFPDTFKKTEAIISSSSDSPDKYTLVLTTPSSGEGVLSVFVDDQLIASPSVIITSPSVIIASPSVIITSPSASPSVIITSKSSTRSTNLLLGMGGLGEKMVSNIPHSKGPHHPFKMLLIGETGSGKTSFLNLLYNCGTVQALGCGFGAEGLEQFKQFNDIQLENAMEHAMQSKTNDAKRYNVEVGDLKVGVIDTPGFGDSRGLDQDKENAEKIVNALKAEDYINCVCLIINGYQARISVSLKYVLSEITAILPRDILNKLIVVFSSTSEALDLNFDPKLLTEYFGKEVDNVFYIENPYCRFEKARSKVKQLGIDLIASSLQKSFEATTKVLGDMCTTIKDFSRVHTRRFVELYEKRQAIESTVFVALNEYENQIFLEKEIRNKRKEVSAAMGRKELFKKRVSKAMEAEFNKAKSDEERAQLLYHQFEEKKLASETKRQQLYDELIKAISEFETLGIARNYTKLIENQLALIDTHLEGSTGPEFEYLCKTRNDVKKMLEVVQKAKKTK is encoded by the exons ATGAATACGTATGGGAAATTCCCTCGCCTCACCGATAAATGGAGGGCGTGTCGGAACTGTCTCATTCTTGAATCTCTTGGTAATCCAATCAGGAGGTCAGTACAGTGCTGTCAGTATTTCGCTTTGATCATCTGTATAGGTCTAGGTGGCAG CCCCTACCAAACAATGGCAGCTCAATCCTTGGTCCCCTACATCCACCCAAGCCCAGCTTACCACAGGGATTTTTTCCTGTTGCAAATTCCCTTCAAGATCGACAACCAACCAAGTGTCATCAAAATAGTGGATACCACTCCTGTGCTACACTGTCCTGAGGTGGAAATCTCAGTGCAACTGGTTGTACTAGCTCAGCATGTCTCCACTGTGCTAGCTGAATACAGTATCAGGCTAAAAGGAGCGTATTACGATGACAACTATCCACTCTATGCCATTGATCTACCTCCTCCAATATCCAAAGAGGGACTGCACTCTCTTTTGCCTGCTTTCTCAAATGTTTGCTACAGAATTACTGAGAGATATTTTTCACGAGTTCCTTGCAAGACCGTAGTGGAAGTTCACTTTCAGTTTTTTCTCTGCTCCCCTGCAAAGGACAGCTTTACAACTTCCAAACTCACCTCAATTCAGCTTGGACAAGAATCAGACGAGATTCTTTTGACCTTTTTAGACAGCAAGATGTTTAAATTCTCTGAGCTCTTCACCTCTAGATCCAGCTCGTCCCCTACAATCATTGGATCATCCTCTAAAGGTGCTGCTGTATCATTTGTGTCACTCCTCCGAGCACTGAGTGGGAAGGCCAGTCACAAGTGGTTCAATTTCGGAGCCCTGCTAGGAGTATCCGCTGAGAAATTGCAGAGAATTGAGAAGCAACACCAGAATGCAGACTCTTGcttgacacacacactcaagaATGTGGTGGACAGCAACACCGAGCTGACGTGGGGAGAGGTAGTCTCAACGCTTTCCACTGTTGGGCTGAGCATTCTGGCAGAGGAAGTCAGTAAGGAACATG gtgtatGCTTCCTGAGGGCTGCTGAAAATGAACCTTCGACTAAAC CCACTCTCCAATCTCTGAGCCAATCTTTAGCTGATGTCAGTGCCAAGTGGTTCAATTTTGGTGCTCTTCTAGGAGTCCCCCCCAGTACACTACAAGCAATTGACAACCACTACAACTCGGACTGTGATGACTGCCTCACTAGAATGCTTATGTGGCTGATAGAAAACTCACCCATCACATGGTCCTCAGTAGCACAAGCTCTGGGCCAGATTGGATATGGAGACCTAGCGGAACAAATCAGACAATCACAtg ATATCTTACCAGTACCATCTGAGAGTGGTGTAACACAG CAAGCTGAAGTAAGAGCCGATGATACAGAACAGTGGAAAATTGAAATAGAATTATCTGTTACTGAAGTACGACAAGAGGTCGACACTCTTAAGCAAGGTTATGCTATTATGAAAGATGTGCTAAATGGGCTACAAGAAGAAAAAGATAAAATCGAAAAACGCTTTGAGCAGGAACAAGCACATTGCAACAGCCTTTATGAATCGAAAAGACTCCTGACCATTCACTTGCAAAAAGATGAACAACACTGCAAGAAAATCAAGGCCATTGAGGAAGAAATTATTGAGAAAGAATCGACAGTAGCTGATTTAAAGAGTGAACTTGATTGCACCGATACAAAATACAATGACAAATCTCAGGAAATGTCCCGTCTTGCTACAGCCCTATCGGTGAGAACAAGTGAACTTATAGAAAAATCCTTTGTTTTGTCAAAAATTGAAGAGTCATTTTTTGAGTGCGATGATGCTGCTCTTAGAATTGCTGACAAGCGAATACTAGACTATCAACAACGGCTGGTGGAGGCTAAGAAGGTTTCTCAGGCTGCTTATCTGGCTGAAATAAAG TCACAACTTGAAACTGAAACCGAATGCGTGAAGAACCTTGAAGAAAAGTGCCACCTTATTGACAAACAGTGCTCTGACCTTGCCACCATTGTTGCTAGTATTGAAGGAGACATTGCTACCAAAGAACAAGCTTGTGAGACTCTGGAAAGCAATACCGAGGGGTTTTTTCAGCAGCAGAAGCAGATTGAGCTCACTCAGCTAAAAATGGAAATAATAAATCGCAAACTGGAGCTTGCTAAAGCAAAGATCAAACATCGAGATTCCACACAAGAATTAGCTTACCATCGAAAAGATTTTCAAAGAGCAAAAAACCTTTTG CAACTGTTTTCTTTCCAGCCTGAACTAAGCAAATGCAGTGTGGATGGTATCGATGTACCCGTACACAAAGCAAGAGCATACGTTGCCATGGAGATCAAGGTCCATCTTTACAACAGAGACGGCGAGCCATGCAGCGGACAGCATTTAGTTTCTCTATGCTGTGAAACAGATGAGCAGATGTTTACTGAGGCCAATAGCAGTGCCCCTGATGGCACTTACTCTCTCTCCTACACCCCCTCATGTCTGGGGGAGCGCTCGTTAGTGGTAGCCGTGAACAGTACACCCATCAACAAAACGCCCTTCAACGTGTTCTTCCTGAACAGCCCTCATCCCCCAAATTGCACTGTTATTTTAGACAAGAAAATTGTCCAACACAAAAAATTTGACGCCCTCGTGCAACTCAAAGACCAGAATGGTGACCAAATCAATTCACGACAGAACGTGTCAGCGTATTTTAAATTTCCTGATACATTCAAGAAGACTGAAGCAATTATTTCCTCTTCTAGTGATTCTCCTGACAAGTACACGCTTGTATTAACTACGCCTTCTAGTGGTGAGGGAGTGCTCTCCGTTTTTGTTGACGATCAGCTCATTGCTAGTCCCAGTGTAATCATTACTAGTCCCAGTGTAATCATTGCTAGTCCCAGTGTAATCATTACTAGTCCCAGTGCTAGTCCCAGTGTAATCATTACTTCAAAAAGCAGTACCCGCTCAACTAATTTGTTGCTGGGAATGGGTGGCCTTGGAGAAAAGATGGTTTCCAACATTCCACATTCAAAAGGTCCTCACCATCCCTTCAAAATGCTTCTCATTGGTGAAACTGGATCTGGCAAGACTTCTTTTCTCAACCTTCTGTACAACTGCGGTACTGTGCAGGCTCTTGGATGTGGGTTCGGAGCTGAAGGTCTTGAACAATTTAAACAGTTCAATGACATCCAGCTAGAAAATGCAATGGAGCATGCAATGCAAAGCAAAACGAATGATGCCAAGCGATACAATGTTGAAGTTGGAGATCTTAAGGTTGGAGTAATCGATACTCCTGGCTTTGGTGATTCTCGTGGTCTGGACCAAGACAAGGAAAATGCTGAAAAGATTGTGAATGCACTAAAAGCTGAAGACTACATTAACTGTGTCTGCCTGATCATCAATGGCTATCAAGCTCGAATAAGTGTTTCGCTGAAGTATGTTCTGTCCGAGATCACTGCCATTTTGCCAAGAGATATCCTTAACAAATTGATTGTTGTTTTCAGCAGCACCAGTGAAGCACTGGACCTCAACTTCGATCCGAAATTACTGACTGAATATTTTGGTAAGGAAGTCGACAACGTCTTTTACATCGAAAATCCTTACTGCCGGTTTGAGAAAGCACGGAGTAAAGTGAAACAGCTCGGTATTGACTTAATTGCAAGCTCTTTACAGAAATCTTTTGAAGCCACTACTAAAGTCCTGGGTGATATGTGCACCACGATCAAAGATTTCTCTCGGGTTCACACACGTCGATTTGTTGAGCTCTATGAGAAGAGGCAAGCCATTGAAAGCACTGTTTTCGTTGCACTCAATGAGTATGAAAACCAGATTTTCTTGGAAAAGGAAATAAGAAACAAGAGGAAAGAAGTGTCGGCTGCTATGGGTCGAAAGGAATTATTCAAGAAACGAGTATCAAAAGCAATGGAAGCTGAATTCAACAAAGCCAAAAGTGATGAAGAACGAGCTCAACTATTGTACCACCAGTTTGAGGAGAAAAAACTAGCATCTGAAACTAAACGACAGCAGCTGTATGACGAGCTTATTAAAGCAATCTCAGAGTTTGAGACCTTGGGAATTGCAAGGAATTACACAAAATTGATCGAAAACCAGTTGGCTCTAATAGACACACATCTTGAAGGTTCAACTGGCCCCGAGTTCGAATACCTTTGTAAGACCAGGAATGATGTCAAGAAAATGCTGGAGGTGGTGCAAAAAGCCAAGAAAACGAAGTAA